CTATCGGATGATCGTGCGCCCGGGCGCCGTGCGTCGCGCCCTGCGCCGCTTCCGGCCGACGAACGTGGAGTGCTCTGATAAGTGGACGCTGGCCTGGACCGGCCGGTGGGCGACCCACCACGGGGTGGGGTCGGTGCTGTTCAGCCACGAGCGCCTCGACGACATGTTGGCCGGCTGGCTGCGGACGCGCCGCCCCATGCGACGGATGGTGGGGTTCCTCGACCGCCGGATCGTGCCCCGCTTTGATCGGGTCGTCGTGGCCTCCCAATATGCGGCCGAGGAGTTCGCGGCATGGTCGCCGCGCGTGCGCGTGGTGCCGCTGGGCGTGGACCTCAGCGAGTTCCGCCCGCTGCCGCGGACGCCCCGCGACGCCGGAGCCGCCCTCAGGTTGGTGCTCGTGTCACGCTTGTCGCGTGAGAAGGATCCGCAACTGGCCATTGATGCGGTGCTGGAGCTCCATCGACGCGGCGTGCCGGTGCGCCTGGACGTCTTCGGCAGTGGGCCCGACGAGGAGGCCCTGCGCAGCCGGGCCCGCGGCGGACCCATCACCTTCCACGGCTTCATCGCCGATCGCGGCGAGCTGTCGGCCCGGCTGGGTGCGGCCGACCTGTCCCTGTCCGTCTCACCGAAGGAGACCTTTGGACTCGTGGTGCTCGAGGCGTTGGCCAGCGGGACGCCGGTGCTCACCTCCAACCGCGGGGGAGCGCGCGAGATCATCACTCCGGGAGCCGGCGTGGTGGACGAGCCTGCCAGCGGCCATGTTCCCTGGGGCGCGTGGGCGCCGTCGCGTCCGACCGCACTGGCCGAGGCGATCGAGCAGCTGATCGGTCGACTGGGACCCGGGATGCGTCGGGCGGCACGCCAACGTGCCGAGCAGTTCAGCTGGCAGGATTGTGCCCACCGCATGCTGCAGGTGCACCAGGAGACGCTGGGGGATGGGGGACGTCAATAAGACGTCAATAAAGGGTGAGGCCCCCACCCGGCGCCATCCGCGAGATCGCGGACTGCGCACGGGCAGGGGCCCCACACACCAAAGACTCAGTTCAGGCCTTCGGCCCTGATCAGGCGCAACCCCAGGCCGACAGGCCGCTGGCTGCGTAGACCTTGTTGGCGATGGTGATCTGCTGGTCGCGGGTCGCGAGGTTGGCCGTGGGGGCATAGGCCGTGCCGCCGTAGGCAGCCCACGTGCTGGCCGCGAACTGCAGGCCGCCGTAGTAGCCGTTGCCGGTGTTGATCGACCAGTTGCCGCCCGACTCGCACTGGGCAATGCGATCCCAGATGCCCGAGTTGGCCGTGTCGGTGGCGCCACCCGAGGCAGCCTGGCCCGTGCCCACGAGCACGACCTTGCTGACGGGCTGCTTGTGGACGGTCTGCGACAGCACATCGCGCTGTGCTTCCTTGCCGTCCAGTGTCTTGATGCGGTAGGTGACCGTCCGGGCGCCCTCGACACCCGCGGTCTTCACCTTCGTGGTGCCCGAGGGGATGCTGGGATCTTCCTGACGCACGGTGTCGTAGTCGATCGGCTCGTCAACCGTCTTCTCATCGACATGGCCACGCTGCACCGTGAGCGTCATGCCCTCGACGGGCAGGGACTCCAGCGGGGCGCTGGTGACGTCATCGCCACCCACCTCGATGCCCAGGCCCTTCAGCAGGCCGCCCACGGTGGGATCGGTGCTGGAGACCTCGACGGTCCTGCCGTCGGCAATCACCTTCACGTGCCGCGGCGTGACCGCGGTGAAGGTCAGGCCCTCGCGTCCGACGTTCATCGAACGATCGACCGACAGCTTCGCGTCGTCACTCACACCGAGCTGGGCCAGGATCTCGGCCAGGTTGGTGGAAGTGGTCCACAGGGTGTGCGTCTGGCCGTTGAAGGTCACCGTGATCTGGCGGCCGAAGCGCACCGTCACGTTCTCCCCGTCATGCAGCTTCTGCGATGCATCGGGAATCACCTGGTCGTGATCGCCGAGCTGGATGCCCTGCTTGTCGAGCATGTCGGCGATGGTTCCGCCAAAATGATGGACGGTCTTCTGCTGTCCATCGACGTTGAGCGATACCTCATTGTCTGCGATGGCAGTTCCGACGCCGCCGACCGCAAGGGTCGCGATGCCGACTCCACCAATGAGCAGGGTCTTGAGACCGTTCTTCACGTGCTGTCTCCCGGCAGTTGACAATATCTGTGGGGTTCGGCGCGAGGGGAGCGTGCCAGGACCGAGCAACACTCTAGCGAATAGCTGAGAGAAAACAAAGAGTTTCTAAGTTAACCGGCCCCGTGGCGTGTCGGGGAGGGCGCACGGGCTTGGGTCTGAGATTCCTCAGCAGACACGGAACGGCCCCGCATCCACGAGGGATGCGGGGCCGTTCCCCGGTGCGCCGCCGGTCACCAGCGGACTGGGCACACGGGCTGCCCAGTCGATGCGGGTTGTTCAGGCGATGCGGTGTGCTCAGGCAACGCGTGCCTCGGAGAAGCGCAGGGCGACGTCGTCCCAGTTGACGACATTCCACCAGCTCTTCACGTAGTCACCCTTGACGTTCTTGTACTGCAGGTAGAAGGCGTGCTCCCACATGTCGAGCTGCAGCAGCGGGATGGAGCCGGCCGGCAGGTTGTTCTGGTGATCGTAGAACTGCAGGGTGTTGATGCGCTTGCCCAGCGGATCCCACACCAGCGAGGCCCAACCGGAGCCCTGGATGCCGGTGGCGGCAGCGGTGAACTGGGCCTTCATGTTGTCGAAGGAGCCGAAGAACTCATCGATCGCGGCGCCCAGCTCGTCGGTGGGACGCTCGGGGGCCGAGCCCTTGGGGGCCATGTTCTTCCAGAACACCGAGTGGTTCACGTGGCCGGCGAGGTTGAACGCCAGGTCCTTCTCAAGCTTGTTGATGGCACCGAAGTCGGCCTTGTCGCGGGCCTCGGCCAGCTTGTCGAGTGCCGTGTTGGCGCCGTCGACGTAGGCCTTGTGGTGCTTGTCATGGTGGAGCTCCATGATCTCACCCGAGATGTACGGCTCCAGGGCCGAGTAGTCGTAGGGAAGTTCCGGCAGAGTGTAAACAGCCATGTTGTCCTCTTTCAGTTGCGTTGCCTTACGTACCTGGTCTTGCGTGGCGCGCCGCGGGCCCGGAACCGGGTCCCTCCAACACTGGGGTGACGCGCCCTTCACTTGGAGCAACCTCCTGTCGATGGGGGATTATTCCCGGGCCCGCCAGTTTCGCGGGCAGGGAAAGGCCGAACTTGATCCAATGGTAGGAAAGGTCCGTGAGCGAACAGACACCGCCCCCGGGCGGCACATCCGGTC
The window above is part of the Propionibacterium freudenreichii subsp. freudenreichii genome. Proteins encoded here:
- a CDS encoding glycosyltransferase — translated: MRIAQLANFVAPHSGGMRVALDGLGREYVAAGHERILIVPGLRDAEVETASGVVCQIASPRVSGTYRMIVRPGAVRRALRRFRPTNVECSDKWTLAWTGRWATHHGVGSVLFSHERLDDMLAGWLRTRRPMRRMVGFLDRRIVPRFDRVVVASQYAAEEFAAWSPRVRVVPLGVDLSEFRPLPRTPRDAGAALRLVLVSRLSREKDPQLAIDAVLELHRRGVPVRLDVFGSGPDEEALRSRARGGPITFHGFIADRGELSARLGAADLSLSVSPKETFGLVVLEALASGTPVLTSNRGGAREIITPGAGVVDEPASGHVPWGAWAPSRPTALAEAIEQLIGRLGPGMRRAARQRAEQFSWQDCAHRMLQVHQETLGDGGRQ
- a CDS encoding resuscitation-promoting factor translates to MKNGLKTLLIGGVGIATLAVGGVGTAIADNEVSLNVDGQQKTVHHFGGTIADMLDKQGIQLGDHDQVIPDASQKLHDGENVTVRFGRQITVTFNGQTHTLWTTSTNLAEILAQLGVSDDAKLSVDRSMNVGREGLTFTAVTPRHVKVIADGRTVEVSSTDPTVGGLLKGLGIEVGGDDVTSAPLESLPVEGMTLTVQRGHVDEKTVDEPIDYDTVRQEDPSIPSGTTKVKTAGVEGARTVTYRIKTLDGKEAQRDVLSQTVHKQPVSKVVLVGTGQAASGGATDTANSGIWDRIAQCESGGNWSINTGNGYYGGLQFAASTWAAYGGTAYAPTANLATRDQQITIANKVYAASGLSAWGCA
- a CDS encoding superoxide dismutase, which codes for MAVYTLPELPYDYSALEPYISGEIMELHHDKHHKAYVDGANTALDKLAEARDKADFGAINKLEKDLAFNLAGHVNHSVFWKNMAPKGSAPERPTDELGAAIDEFFGSFDNMKAQFTAAATGIQGSGWASLVWDPLGKRINTLQFYDHQNNLPAGSIPLLQLDMWEHAFYLQYKNVKGDYVKSWWNVVNWDDVALRFSEARVA